One genomic window of Pecten maximus chromosome 3, xPecMax1.1, whole genome shotgun sequence includes the following:
- the LOC117323822 gene encoding enhancer of rudimentary homolog isoform X2: MAHSILLVQASQKPETRTYSDFESINECMEGICKIFEEHLKKVNADRPSITYDITQLFDFLDQLADLSCLVFNKEIGTYVPHNKDWVKEKIYVMLRKQASSS, encoded by the exons ATG GCTCACTCTATCCTCCTTGTGCAGGCCTCACAGAAACCAGAGACACGGACCTACTCCGACTTTGAATCTATCAATGAATGCATGGAAG GTATCTGTAAGATATTTGAGGAGCATTTGAAGAAAGTCAATGCCGATCGTCCCTCCATTACCTATGATATTACACAGCTGTTTGACTTCCTGGACCAGCTTGCTGACCTCAGCTGTCTAGT ATTTAACAAAGAGATTGGCACATATGTTCCTCACAACAAAGACTGGGTGAAAGAGAAGATATATGTGATGTTAAGAAAGCAAGCGTCATCATCATAA
- the LOC117323822 gene encoding enhancer of rudimentary homolog isoform X3 gives MAHTILLVQATHKPETRTYSDYESVNDCMEGICKIFEEHLKKMNSDCPSITYDISQLFDFMDQLKDLSCLVFQKHSKSYIPHNKDWVKEKIYIMLRRQASK, from the exons ATG GCTCACACTATTCTGCTTGTGCAGGCAACACACAAGCCAGAAACGAGGACATACTCTGATTATGAGTCTGTGAATGACTGCATGGAAg gaatttgtaaaatatttgaagAACACTTGAAGAAGATGAATTCAGATTGCCCTTCCATAACTTATGACATCAGTCAATTATTTGACTTTATGGACCAGTTAAAGGACCTCAGCTGTCTTGT ATTCCAGAAACACTCAAAGTCCTACATACCACACAATAAAGACTGGGTGAAGGAAAAGATATACATCATGCTGAGACGCCAGGCATCAAAATAA
- the LOC117323822 gene encoding enhancer of rudimentary homolog isoform X1, whose product MKGKMAHTILLVQATHKPETRTYSDYESVNDCMEGICKIFEEHLKKMNSDCPSITYDISQLFDFMDQLKDLSCLVFQKHSKSYIPHNKDWVKEKIYIMLRRQASK is encoded by the exons ATGAAGGGGAAAATG GCTCACACTATTCTGCTTGTGCAGGCAACACACAAGCCAGAAACGAGGACATACTCTGATTATGAGTCTGTGAATGACTGCATGGAAg gaatttgtaaaatatttgaagAACACTTGAAGAAGATGAATTCAGATTGCCCTTCCATAACTTATGACATCAGTCAATTATTTGACTTTATGGACCAGTTAAAGGACCTCAGCTGTCTTGT ATTCCAGAAACACTCAAAGTCCTACATACCACACAATAAAGACTGGGTGAAGGAAAAGATATACATCATGCTGAGACGCCAGGCATCAAAATAA